A region of Phycisphaerae bacterium DNA encodes the following proteins:
- a CDS encoding Gfo/Idh/MocA family oxidoreductase, translating to MAPYTPINRRRFLKGAGQAAAASIALPYWIPSSALGEADQAAPSNRLVVGCIGTGGQGRYDMNGFLASADAQVVAVCDVKREARDAARDQVNNHYKTQDCKAYDDFRELLAHDDIDVVQIASTDQWHVLHALAAVRAGKHVYVEKPLGMSIEELKVLRADCHRYERVFQFGTQQRSSPQFRQACELVLNGRIGKLQTIKVSAPAGANERTGERGYAAAPVPDGFDYDMWLGPAPWTPYTPKRTVSPYWFHISDYSLGYIAGWGIHHIDIAQWGSGMELTGPVEIEGSGLFPGHDGLCDNPLNWDVDYLYPNGVRVHFTSDGRQNRHGILFEGSEGWIYVNREVIDANPKSLLGERTKADGIHLPVSSQHQQNLLDAIKNGRQPVCPIDVAVRSDTVCHLSHIALHLGRKLRWDPVKEEFIDDPAANARLQRSMRAPWHL from the coding sequence ATGGCACCCTACACCCCAATCAACCGCCGCAGATTCCTCAAGGGCGCCGGCCAGGCGGCGGCCGCCAGCATCGCCCTGCCCTACTGGATACCGTCGTCGGCACTGGGCGAGGCCGATCAGGCTGCACCGAGCAACCGGCTGGTCGTCGGCTGCATCGGAACCGGCGGGCAGGGCCGCTACGACATGAACGGCTTCCTCGCCTCCGCCGACGCCCAGGTAGTGGCCGTCTGCGACGTGAAACGCGAGGCCCGCGACGCAGCCCGCGACCAGGTCAACAACCACTACAAGACACAAGACTGCAAGGCCTACGACGATTTCCGCGAGCTGCTCGCCCACGACGACATCGACGTCGTCCAGATAGCCAGTACCGACCAGTGGCACGTTCTCCACGCCCTGGCGGCCGTCCGGGCGGGCAAACACGTCTACGTCGAGAAGCCCCTCGGCATGAGCATCGAGGAGCTGAAGGTCCTGCGCGCGGATTGCCATCGCTACGAGCGGGTCTTCCAGTTCGGTACCCAGCAGCGGTCCAGCCCCCAGTTCCGCCAGGCCTGTGAACTGGTTCTCAACGGCCGCATCGGCAAGCTCCAGACCATCAAGGTCTCCGCCCCGGCTGGCGCCAACGAACGAACCGGCGAGCGCGGCTACGCCGCGGCCCCCGTGCCCGATGGCTTCGACTACGACATGTGGCTCGGACCGGCCCCCTGGACTCCCTACACACCCAAGCGAACCGTCAGCCCGTACTGGTTCCACATCAGCGACTACTCGCTGGGCTACATCGCCGGGTGGGGCATTCATCACATCGACATCGCCCAGTGGGGCAGCGGCATGGAACTGACCGGGCCCGTTGAGATCGAAGGCTCGGGTCTGTTCCCCGGCCACGACGGCCTCTGCGACAATCCGCTCAACTGGGATGTGGACTACCTCTACCCCAACGGCGTTCGCGTCCACTTCACCAGCGACGGGCGACAGAACCGACACGGCATCCTCTTCGAGGGCAGCGAGGGCTGGATCTACGTCAACCGCGAGGTCATCGACGCCAATCCCAAGAGCCTGCTCGGAGAGAGGACCAAGGCCGACGGCATCCATTTGCCGGTCAGCAGCCAGCACCAGCAGAACCTGCTGGACGCGATCAAGAACGGCCGGCAGCCCGTCTGCCCGATCGATGTAGCCGTCCGCTCCGACACCGTCTGCCATCTGAGCCACATTGCCCTGCACCTGGGCCGTAAGCTTCGCTGGGATCCGGTTAAAGAGGAGTTCATCGACGACCCGGCGGCCAATGCCCGCTTGCAGCGATCCATGCGGGCACCGTGGCACCTGTAA
- a CDS encoding ThuA domain-containing protein, translating into MPINVLILTGANNHDWQATTPVIKQIFEGHARFAVVEVITDPARCDAATFAQCDIVVSNWSAYPAMNGHQWGAAAEKAFVDFIKSGHGFVAIHAASATSQDWPEFQQLLGLTWGLDKTAHGAYHPFKVAIENHDHPVTKGMPDFWITDELWHNMVNLSGQPIPTLCKAWSEPEFGGTGKFEPVLVPTQLGTGRGLNLVLGHDAAAMQNLAWQTLLLRGTEWAATGQVTLPIPENWPGSSAEAVVTGVDPDAAIKAVLEFEFGQDRQPLYIVEQLVNASTAHNHEAAIAARKQLAAKLAAALEACKTPQAKSLLCKQLAMIGGPDEAKNLPPLLGQEDTADMARFALERIPGEAASHSLRSSMSKLSGKPAIGVVNSMGKRAEPEALKELIPLLSSSGPAIVEAAAAALGKIGSQEAAEALGAIVPKVPKQIRPSVADALLRCADKLAAAGNKDAAEKIYRLFDTDTELRGPRLAARAGRVALRR; encoded by the coding sequence ATGCCGATCAACGTGCTCATCCTGACCGGGGCCAACAACCACGACTGGCAGGCAACCACGCCGGTCATCAAGCAGATCTTCGAGGGCCACGCCCGCTTCGCCGTCGTGGAGGTGATCACCGATCCGGCCAGGTGCGATGCCGCCACCTTCGCCCAGTGCGATATCGTGGTCAGCAACTGGTCGGCCTATCCGGCCATGAACGGCCATCAGTGGGGAGCGGCCGCCGAGAAGGCCTTCGTGGACTTCATCAAGAGCGGGCATGGTTTCGTCGCCATCCACGCGGCCAGCGCGACCTCCCAGGATTGGCCCGAGTTCCAGCAGCTTCTCGGCCTGACCTGGGGTCTCGACAAGACCGCCCACGGTGCCTACCACCCTTTCAAGGTCGCGATCGAGAACCATGACCACCCGGTCACCAAGGGCATGCCCGACTTCTGGATCACCGACGAGCTGTGGCACAACATGGTCAACCTCTCCGGCCAGCCGATCCCCACGCTGTGCAAGGCGTGGTCTGAGCCGGAGTTCGGCGGCACCGGCAAGTTCGAGCCGGTCCTCGTTCCGACACAACTTGGCACCGGGCGCGGGCTGAACCTCGTTCTCGGCCACGACGCGGCAGCCATGCAGAACCTCGCTTGGCAAACGCTGCTGCTCCGCGGCACCGAATGGGCGGCCACCGGCCAGGTCACCCTGCCCATCCCCGAGAATTGGCCGGGCTCGTCCGCCGAGGCCGTCGTCACCGGTGTCGATCCGGACGCGGCCATCAAGGCGGTCCTCGAATTCGAGTTCGGCCAAGACCGCCAGCCGCTCTACATCGTCGAGCAACTGGTCAACGCCTCGACCGCCCACAACCACGAGGCTGCCATTGCCGCGCGCAAGCAGCTCGCGGCCAAGCTCGCCGCCGCTCTCGAAGCGTGCAAGACGCCGCAAGCCAAGAGCTTGCTCTGCAAGCAGCTGGCAATGATCGGCGGTCCCGACGAGGCCAAGAACCTCCCGCCACTCCTGGGGCAGGAGGATACCGCCGACATGGCCCGCTTCGCGCTCGAACGGATCCCCGGTGAAGCGGCGTCGCATTCGCTCCGCTCATCGATGAGCAAGCTCAGCGGCAAGCCGGCCATCGGTGTGGTCAACTCGATGGGCAAGCGCGCTGAGCCCGAGGCGCTCAAAGAACTGATCCCGCTCCTGAGCAGCAGCGGTCCGGCCATCGTCGAAGCAGCTGCCGCCGCACTGGGCAAGATCGGCAGCCAGGAAGCGGCCGAGGCCCTGGGAGCGATTGTGCCCAAGGTCCCCAAGCAGATCCGGCCGTCGGTCGCCGACGCCCTCCTCCGCTGCGCCGACAAGCTTGCCGCCGCGGGCAACAAGGACGCGGCCGAGAAGATCTACCGGCTCTTCGACACCGATACCGAACTCAGAGGCCCGCGCCTGGCCGCCCGGGCCGGACGGGTCGCACTGAGGAGGTAG
- a CDS encoding SDR family oxidoreductase gives MKRRLIVTGASGFVGGSIVCQAGDAWEVHAFSGREAPIRREGLVWHRLDLLDAGQVTRAFHEARPDAVIHSAAIADIEYCQNHQDEARRVNVDTARLMAELCRDDGVRLVHVSTDTIFDGEKGGYREDDAPGPVNYYGQTKLEAETAVVETAANWAIGRLAIVMGLPFFGRGNTFLPKMLAALNEGKQVGVPQAEIRTPVDVVTAGRALLELAGNEFPGRIHLAGNEVVPRVDMARRIAAHVGFSPDLIVPNDPSTIPGRVARPRDVSLDNTLAQTTLKTPMRDLEDAVDLVMKTKRP, from the coding sequence ATGAAGCGACGTCTGATCGTGACAGGTGCATCGGGCTTCGTCGGGGGGAGTATCGTCTGCCAGGCGGGGGACGCGTGGGAGGTTCATGCGTTCTCCGGCCGTGAGGCACCGATCCGACGGGAAGGGCTGGTCTGGCACCGGCTGGATCTGCTCGATGCCGGGCAGGTCACGCGAGCGTTCCACGAGGCGCGGCCGGACGCGGTCATTCACTCGGCGGCCATCGCGGATATCGAATACTGCCAGAATCATCAGGACGAGGCCCGGCGAGTGAACGTCGATACGGCACGGCTCATGGCCGAGCTATGTCGGGATGACGGCGTGCGGCTCGTACACGTCTCGACGGATACGATCTTCGACGGCGAGAAGGGCGGCTATCGCGAGGACGATGCACCCGGGCCGGTGAACTACTACGGCCAGACGAAGCTGGAGGCCGAGACGGCGGTGGTCGAGACAGCCGCGAACTGGGCGATCGGCCGGCTGGCGATCGTGATGGGGCTGCCGTTCTTCGGGCGGGGCAATACGTTTCTGCCGAAGATGCTGGCCGCGTTGAACGAAGGCAAGCAGGTGGGCGTGCCGCAGGCGGAGATTCGCACGCCGGTAGATGTGGTGACGGCCGGTCGGGCGCTGCTGGAATTGGCGGGCAACGAGTTCCCGGGCCGCATCCACCTCGCGGGCAACGAGGTCGTGCCGCGGGTGGATATGGCCCGGCGGATCGCGGCACACGTCGGCTTCTCACCCGATCTGATCGTGCCCAACGATCCGAGTACGATCCCCGGCCGTGTCGCTCGGCCGAGGGATGTGTCCTTGGATAACACCCTCGCGCAAACGACACTCAAGACGCCGATGCGCGATCTCGAGGACGCGGTGGATCTGGTGATGAAAACGAAACGCCCATGA